Genomic DNA from Aphanothece sacrum FPU1:
ATTGTTCTATGGTTTTTAAACGAGAAGGTGAACTATTTCGCGGTAGTGTAGAACCTGGAAATAAGTGTTTAATTGAAAAAAAAGGTTGTCTAACTTATTTAGTTAGCCAAGTAGAGATTACTCAAACAACCTGGAATAGTCTTGATCAAGGTATGGATGTTAATACTCATCAACAAGTTTGGGGATCATCTTTTGGTTATCTCCAGTTTGAAAAGCGTGAAAGTTTCGCGCTTTGAATTATGCTTTTGAAACTAATATTTTACAAAATCAAGAAAGGGTGTTTCTCCCTACACTCCCGGTAGGGGCGGGTTTTTTGCATAAATCAATGATTCTCACAAAAAAGTTAAATAAACCCGCCCCTACACCACATTTCCTGCTGTGATAGATAGTGGGGTAACGCGCATCGGATTTATTCTTAGAATGTGGCAATATCTTGAGGACGAGAAGGGTTAGTATTAACATCTTCAAGTCTAGCTAAAATTGTTGGTTTGAGCTTCTCAAATTCTTGTCTTAACATTCTTTTGGTAATTTGTGGTTTACCCCCTCGCATCAGTTGACTTTTATCTGACCATTCTTGCAGGTTTTTGCACTGGTTAGGGGCTATATTCGTAGTAAGGACGTGCTGACAACGGTCGGTTCCTTCGACGGGAAAAAATAAAAGCCAATAAGAACCTAATTCTCCTAATAAACGAGCAAATCGCTGACCGGAGGGGGTTTTTAAGTCGAGATAACAGGGTAGCCATCTGGGGCCATGTTCACGATGATAGAGAACCGTTAGCCAGAGTATCATCGGATGGGGACTGGTCATAAACACAAATTGATTGTAACGAATACTCGACATTCGATTGAGGATATCTTGCTGGTCGAGCATCACCCATAAACTAGCAAAAGTTCCCTCTGAGGCCCGCATCACATGGGGAAAAACAATTTTTTGTCTAGGTTTATCTTGAGGCCAAGCCATTTTTAGACAGATATCTTCCGCTTTAGCTAAGGATTTTTTAGCATTGGGAGTATCAGCAATCATGGTAGGCATAGCTACCAGGGTTTCTTGACATGATTCGGGTTGACTCGGTTCTAGACTTTCTAAAGAGTTTAGTAAATCGGTAATAGTTTGAGGACGGTCATTAGAAGCTTTAGCTAAACATTGCATAATCAGCTTTTCTAAAGCCTCTGGGAGATTAAGCTTAGTGGGGAAAGGTTTGGGTTTAGAATAGTGATGGGCTTCATACCAGCCACCAAATGATGAGTTTTCGGGGAAAATAGGCATTTCTCCGGTAAGCATTTCATACATCATGATGCCTAAACTGTAGATATCTGAGCGACTATCTAGTTCTTTACCTTCTATTTGCTCAGGGGAACAATAGGCCAGAGTTCCCATAAACGACTGAGTTTGAGCTTCTCCTGACTGAACTAATTTAGCAATACCAAAGTCGAGTATTTTAACCAATTCTCCTAAAGCCGGATCATGTACTACCAGCACATTACTCGGTTTAACATCTCGGTGAATAATAGGACACATTTCCCCTTCAAACATAATGCCTTTGTGGGCGCATTCGAGTCCAAAACAAATTTGTCGGGTTACTTTGAGAAATCGAGATAGGGATAAAGGACGAAACTTAATAATTTCGCAAAGACTTTCTCCTTGAAGATATTCCATGACATAAAAAGGAATTTCTTTCTCATCAACTCCATAATCTCTAACCCGAACAATATGATTACTTCTTTCTCCCAACAAAGCAGAAATAGTAGCTTCTCGTTCAAATCGTTCTCGCATACGATTATTGAGTAAAGCTTGGGAGAGGAATTTAACGGCGACAGTGACACCACCTAGTAATTTATCTTCTCCCCGATATACTTGGCCCATAGCACCACTACCAACTAATTCTATGAGTTGATAGCGATTAGCCAGTAAACGTTGGTGGCGAGAATCATTCGTTGTACCTGGGCGACTCATAATAATTTGTCAATAATGGCTAAGGTGAGTAATTAACAGTTATCAGTTATCAGTTATCAGTTATCAATTATCAGTTATCAGTTATCAGTTATCAGTTATCAGTTAAAAGTTTTGGTAACTGTTTACTGTTCACTGTTCACTGGTTTAAGGTTAGGGTTGACGTTCTAAAACGGCTTCCATCGTGCTAGTCAGATAATGACCCGCTAAGATGCCACTAGAAAGGTGGTAAGTGTTGTTGTCAAGACGATAGAAGGTTTCAAAGCCACTACGCCGTTGACGGTCGCTTAAGACCCAGTATCGTTGAATAATAGACTCAGGGCCTATCCATCCTTCTCCTTCTACTTGTCCTAATAAACTTTGTTGTAGTACATAAGTATATTGTTGTTCTTCTCCATTAAGGCGGCCACGATATTGAAAGGAAATTTCAGGGCGATCGCTATTAGGAAAGACCAATTTAGTTACCATCGTGAACCAATTATCTTGACTCCAGGCGACAATGGTTCGACCCTTAACAGGTAAGGGCATTTCATTGCGTTCGAGCCAATGTCCTTCAATTGTCCAACGTCCAACTTCCATCAAAAAGCTATGAGCCAACGTTTTGCTCCTTATCTCCTAACAATAATCATCAGATCCTTATATGGAAAAGAGTAACTCTTTCTAGATTTATAATTCCCTAAAATTACAGGAAACTAACAGTTATTTAAAATTCAATTTGAGGTTTCACTTCTGTAGGGGCGGGTTTTTGCCTAAAATTCTCTAATTTTAATCAATCCTTCCGATAAACCCGCCCCTACATACTCATAAGGGAAGATGGACATCACCGAGTAACATTGGTTGTTTGGCCCCTGTTACTTTGGGTAAATTGCCTGGTACACCCTTGACAAACCGCCAATAAGCAAGTACCGCAAAGGCGATCGCTTCTTTATAATCTGCATTCATACCGACTTCATCAGTAGTTAAAATATTGGCCTGGGGTAAGTGTTGTTTTAGTCTTTGTTTTAAGTATAAATTGTGACTTCCTCCTCCACATAAAAGAACTTCATTAATAGGTTGTTTAATAAATTGACCATAACTATCAGCAATAGAAGCGGCGGTAAAGTCGGTAATTGTTGCTAAAAAGTCTTCTTCTGATAATTGATAAGCAAGTGATTCTTGCCAACATTTTTCTAAAAATTCTACGCTAAATAATTCACGCCCGGTGGATTTTGGAGGTTCTTTTTGAAAGAATTCCTGATTTAACCATTGTTTAATTAAAGATTGATTAGGGGTTCCTTTGGCTGCCCATTCTCCATTTTTATCGTAGGTTTTTTGGCCGTTTGTTAATTTTTGAATTGCCAGATCAATTAATACGTTACCTGGGCCTGTATCCCATCCCATAACTTTATTTTCCCAGTCTATTTCTTGACGAGGAGGTAAATAAGTTACATTGCCAATGCCGCCGATATTTTGCACACAACGATAATGATTAGGATGACTCAAAATATAGGCATCTACTTTGGGGACTAAAGGCGCACCTTGTCCCCCGGCTGCCATATCAGCAACGCGAAAATTATTAACCGTAGGAATTTTTGTTAAATTCGCAATTATTGCCCCTCTGCCTAATTGTAAACTATAGCCTAATTCATCTTTTTCTGGGGGACGATGAAAGACAGTTTGTCCATGGGAACCAATTAATTCTATAGGAGTATTATTATTTTTTAGTTGATTAACTGCTTCGACAAAAGAGAAGGCTATCGCTTCATCTAATTGAGCAAATTCTGTCATAGAAAGTTTTTGTTCTGCACATACTTCTAATATTTGATGCCTGAGTTTTTCTGGATAACAATGAGTAATTCCTGCTATAAAATTTATCTTTAAATCTAATTCTGTTCCGGTGATTTTTACTAAAGCGGCATCAATTCCATCTACAGATGTGCCACTCATTAAGCCAAGACAATACATAGATTTACCTTGAGAATTTTGATGCTAATCATTATCATATCACTAAATGACAAAATTTTTGTGGAATAGGCATCTTGTGTGGAATAGGCAATGGGCTTCTTTTGTGGAATGGGCATCTTGCCCGTTTACCCCTGCGGATAATTCAAAATTCAACTTGACTTTTAATACTTTTTACTGTAGGCTATATTTAATTTTGTTGAAATTTTCAAGATTAAATACCTAATAATTTAATGACAAATTCTTCTCGTTTTGAGTTTAATAAGAAACTTTGGCTACGTTTCATTGAAATAGCACAACCTTATTTTTTTCCAGTTGCTGCGGGGCAAACTCGACTTTTTTTCGGATTGATTTTTACTTTATTATTAGGGGTTATTTCTTTCGCTTTCTTCCTGACGGTTGGATTAACTTTTTTAGGTGAAGCTGTTCTTCCTGCTTTTTTTAATAGTTTTGCTAAAGATTTAATTACTGGTATCAACAGTTTATTAAATAGTCCTATTCTTTATATTTCATTAGGCGCATTTTTAATTTTTGCCATAAGTTTTGCTTCTCAGAAACAAAAAATTGAGAATAAATGGATACAATGGTCTTTTCTGGGACTTCTGTTATTTTTATTGTTTGCTGTTAATGGCTTAAATGTGGTTATTAGCTATGCTTTACGGTTAATTCAAACTGCTCTAAATGAGAAAAATGCGCCTGTTTTTTGGCAGTATATAATGGTCATTTTCCTTATTTTTGTGGCTGCCATACCCATCATTACTATTTATCGTTATACTAGGGAAAAATTAGGCTTACTCTGGCGAGAATGGTTAACAAAAAGCTTGTTAGAACGTTATTTTAAAAATCGCTCTTATTATGAGCTTGATTCTAATTCGATTAACCCAGAAATTGACAACCCTGATCAACGTATTAGTCAAGATATTAAATCTTTTACAGGTGTTACTTTAAATTTCCTTTTAGATATTTTATCAGCCATTCTGAGTCTCTTTTCTTTTACAGCAATTCTTTACAGTATTTCTCCAGAGTTAATGTTTGCATTATTAGCTTATGGGATATTGGGAACTCTAGCAGGTATTAAGATAGGCAAACGATTAATTGGTATTAATTATGAACAATTACGTTTTGAAGCTGATTTTCGTTATAGTTTAGTTCGAGTACGAAATAATGCTGAATCTATTGCGTTTTATAGAGGAGAAGAACTAGAACAAGGTCAAGTTATTAAGCAACTGATGGCAGCTATAAAAAACTTTGATTTCTTAATTATATGGCAATCAATTCTTGTTTTATTTCAGAGGGCGTATACTTATATTCCTGTCGTTATTCCTTATCTTATTGTTGCTCCATTGTATCTGTCAGGTAAGTTAGATTTTGGAGCAATTCTTCAAGCTGATGTTGCTTTTTCACAAGTGTTCTCTGCTCTTTCCCTAATTACGGATAATATGAAAGATATTACTGAATTTGCTGCTAGTATTACCCGTTTAGGAGAATTTTATGAATCTTTAGATGATTCTTCTAGTACCAGAAAAATGACAGATGATTTCCAAGTTGAAGTGACTTATATTGATTATGAATACAAGTCTCAAATAGAGCTTAATCAAGTTACTTTAAAAACTCCAAATTATGTAAGAACTCTGATAGAAAACCTTTCGGTTACTATTAATATCCATGATAATTTATTGATTATGGGAGAAAGTGGTTCAGGTAAAAGTTCTCTATTAAGAGCAATTGCTCAATTATGGACATCAGGAACAGGAATTATTCTCTGTCCAAAACCTGAAGATATGTTATTTTTACCTCAACGTCCTTACATGATTGTAGGAACATTAAAGGAACAGTTGCTATATCCTAAACTCAAAGAAAAAATAGATAATAATAAGTTACAAGAAATTTTAGAAACGGTTAATCTACCAAATTTAGTTGAACGTTTTGGGGGATTTGATGCTCAAGAAAACTGGGAAAATACCCTATCTTTAGGGGAACAACAACGGGTAGCTTTTGCTAGAATTCTAGTTAATCAACCTCGCTATGCGATTTTAGATGAATCCACCAGCGCGCTAGATGTTACTAATGAAGAATTTCTCTATCAACAATTATCTCAACAGGGTACAACTTATATTAGTGTGGGACATAGACCGACTCTGTTACAGTACCATCAGCAATTATTAACAATATTTGACGGAGGAACCTGGAAACTCCAAAAGATTGAAGGTTAACTTTAGGGGCAATTCATGAATTGCCCTATTTTACCGGACTTACTATGCTAAACTAATAATTAATAAAAGGCTAAAGCCTAATCCCATAAAAACAAAGTCCGCCTTCGCGGACTAAATGATTCGGTTGCGTAGGCAACCTTTGTTTTTATAGCTTAACTCTTTAGAGTTTAAGAGATTATCTTATTTTTGTTTTTTAGAAAGTTTCCGTTTAAAGAAACTACCAAATCCTAGAGCTATTGCCGAACCTAAAATGGTAAGGGGTTCAGGAACTAATTCTACCTGAATGCGAGCGACCTGATAACCAGGAGCTAGGAAATTTGCATTAGCAAATCGGGGATCTGATAAAATTGGGCCACCAGGAATAAACCCAGAATGAAGGGCAACAATACCGTTCTCGTCAACACCAGTATTAGGGGTCGCTTGTCCAAAGAAAGCTGTATTAGTGGTGCTTTCATCATTGACCTCTGTACCCCCATCAAGAACACTAGAACCTAACACAATAAAGTCAGCACCGATGAAGTTACCTGAATTATCAAAGATAGGATGAGCTAGGGGATTACCATTAGCAATAAAAGCATCATTACTAGGGATAATCATTGAAGCATAGCTGAAGTAACGACTACTAGCTAGGGTACGATCGACTTCAAAGGAAAGACTTGTGGTTTCACCCGGATCAATGACAGGGGCAGCAGGAAAGCCACCTGGGGCAGTTATAGTGCCTTGGACTGTGCCAGCACCAACGGCATTAAACTGGGCAGAGATGGGCCCAGTGTTTCCATCTTCTATCAGAGCTTCAGTACCAGGAAATGCATTTAAGGAGACACCGCGATCATAAATATCAAAGCCACCGTTATGAAAACCTACCCATAGAGGAGTTAAAAAGGTTCCATTGGTAGGAGATAGGTTAGTGATGGTAACTTTCAGCTTGGCAGCAGAGGCAGCAGAGGCAAAAGTTAATAAAGACCCGGCTGTGAGTAGGGTGATCATAGCACGGAGCTTTAAAGACATTGTGAGAGTATTCATATAGATATTTGATCCCTAAAAAAAATCGAATTCATGAGCCATTAAGCTTCAGTAATCTGAATAATTCGTGATAATTTCCTGAGAATATAATAAGAAATTCAAGAAGACTTTGAATAGAAAAAATGCTAGCTAGATATTATACAACTTAGATTCCGCACTTCAAAATGTAGTATTAAAAAATACAGAGCTTTGAAAAGGCAAAAAATTCAGATGGAATAAAGAAAAATTCTCAATCCATCAGATGTTTGGGTGAACTTATCAAATTTAGAATATTTTAACTCGTTGAAAATTAGAAGAAGTCACCACAAACAGAGGAGTATTTCCCCTCCTCTGTGAATATTATTCAACTCTTATCGATTTATTCTTTTTGTTGTATTTGCTTAAAATTATAGATAATATTTTTGACAAGATGCGGGCAAACAACTTAAAATAAAACGTCTTTCTTCCGTTAAATTAACAATCTGTTTTACTTCGTTTAAAATTACAAAATGAATCCCTTGGAAACATTGAAACATCCATCTCAATGTAGGACGCTCTGTTAATTTACCAACTTGATTTTTGACTCCTACCTTGGCTCTTTTTAAACACTTTCTTAGTTCTCTTTGTCCCAAGTTATACAGGAGCAAACAGAAAGACATCAAAAATAACATTGTCTCTATTCTTTCCGGTTTCTCGACAAAAAAACTATCGGCAAAAAATAAAGGATCTTTCAAGAATCGAAATCCTCTTTCAGAAGATTGCTGATTTTTATAAGTTATGAGAATTTCAGTCGGCTCTAATTTATTTTCCTCTACTAAGTTAGTCGCTAAAATAAATCTCCCTGATTCTTTAGTTCTTTTAGCTATCTCTTCATTATTTTTCTGAGCCAGACCAACAATTTTATAAATCGTTTCATTTTTCTTAGAGCAAGCTTCAATAAGTTCAACTTCTATTATTTCAAAAAATCTCAGTTTTTTGTTAATGGCTTTTAATTTATATCTAGCAGATTGGGGATGCTCAAATTCTTCAGATTGTAATTGTTTAAGAAGTTTTTGGCATTTATCTTCTTCTTGTTTGAGTTGTTTTTCTAGTTTCTCTAAGTCACTTTTTTGTCTTTTTTCACTTGATACTATTAACCAAGTTTGCTTGATTCCACCATAAGTTACTATTTCCTCTTTCCAAGTATAACCTTCTAAATGTAGGTGACTTCTTTTCTTTTTTTCGTCATCTGTTATTTCTTCTATTTCTACATTTTGTATTAATTCTTTCGCTTTTTTGAGGGTCATTGGAACCCTAGTTATCCATTTTAAATGTTGGATTAGTTTGAGATTTTCTTGACTATATAAAGCACTATCACAGACCATGATACTGTCAAACTCTATTTGTTTTTTAAATTCTACTAAGATTTTTCCAAATACGGCTTTGTCAGCCTCATTTCCATCTCCAACTCTGACAAATAAGGGTAAGTCTCCATCTTGGGTTGTTATTAAGTCTAAAACGCATTGTTTTAAGTCTGGTCGATGGTCACGAGAGTATCCTTTCTTAATAAAAATTGGTCTTTCTTTTATAATCTTTTCTTCTTGCTCTTTCTCGTATTTTTCTTCACTTTTATATTCTCCATCTAGATGGAATGATGTGGCATCTAAATGGGAATATTTAATCTCTATTTCAAATTTATTTATAACTTCTAAGATAACTTCTATAAAGAGATTATTTAGTCCATATTTATATAATTCATCCATGACTCTCCCAATTTTATCATCATTTATATAATTAGGTTCTATTCCTTCTCCTAATAATTTTTCGACGGCTTTATCTTCAAAAAATTGGCTAAATAAATATAGGGGTCTTGAGACAAATCCTAGTCCATTGATGAGAATGGACTTAACTACCGTGCCTGCTGAGATTTTTTCTCTGACATCTATTCCTAATTTATTATTGATTATTTTGACTATTCCTATTTCATCAATTAATCCGGCTACTATGCCTAAATGGTCTATATTTTTAACTTCTATTTCTTCTAGATAAGACACTTTTTCGTTTTTCTTTATGGTGGATAACTCAAACAATTATCTCATCTTTTTGCCTCATCTTCTTTAAGCAATTATACTTAGAACAAATTAGAAAAGACTGTAGTATTTAATACTACTTTTTTGAAGTGCGGAATGTGGGATACAATTAATAGGTTAAAAAATCAATGAAAATATAAATATTGTGAAAACAGGATTTTTAATCTATTTTTTAAGTTAGTCAACAAATTTTAAGCCAAAGTCTTTCTACTGTAATAATGGTAAAAATAAGGTGACAAAATAGTAAACTAAAGGGGCTGTAAAAACATAACTATCCGTTCTATCTAAAATACCTCCATGACCTGGAATTAACTGTCCTGAATCTTTTACTCCAGCATCTCGTTTCATCATCGATTCAGTTAAATCCCCTAATAAGCTAACAATCCCAATTAATACTCCTAATAACATTCCTGTCATATACCAATAGGGCCATTCCAGATACCAAGCCCCAATTTCTGCGACAATAACACTGCCTAATATTCCAAAAAATGCCCCTTCTACTGTTTTTTTCGGACTAATATCTGATAAGCGAGTTTTCCCTAACCATTTTCCCATAATATAAGCCCCAATATCAGCAGCCCAAATACAACCAAACGCTAAAAAAGTAACGGTTAAAGCAGGAGGAAATAATTTAGGATGAGTCCAAGACTCCGGCCAATATCCCATCAAGTGTAAGTTACTACTAGCAATGTCTATGGTAGGGACAGGATGAGTAAATCCTACTCGTAATCTTACCCAATAACTCGGCAAATATCCTCCATAAAATAATCCTAAAATAGAGGTTGAAATATCAGCAATGGTGGCTAATTTTGGTTGGAATAACAGATAAAAACAAATCAAGGCCCCAGTCAAAGGAAATAGGGCATCTGTAAGGGAAGAAGCCACCGCAGAGGTAATGAGTAATATTTGAGACAGAACAAGGGTTGTTTTCCCTGCTGGTGCAATGCCTTTAGCTCTTACTAACTGAAAGTATTCTAACTGTCCCAGGAAGACAATGACACAAAATCCCAGGGTAAAATACCATCCTCCGATAATAAGCATTGCCAAAGCAAGGGCTAGAGCAACAATTGTACTGACAATGCGAGTCCAGGGCATAAGTAACCGTAAGAGTTAAATGGGAAGTAAGGTAAGCACGATGTTAAGAATTCTTTATGAAAGGTTAACAAATTATGCTACCTAAATTGTATAAATTTCCTTGAATTCTTGGTAGTCCCATTTTTATTCCCTTAAAATTTCTCTCCACTTAGGATAAAAATAGGGTCAACGGCCGCAAAAGTTTGATTTATCCCTCGCGTTTCTAAACGGTTGATGCCTGATTGTACTACTTCTATGTTACGCGCTTGTAATTCGGATAATCCTTCAGAGATGAGATATAAAGTTTCTAAATTTCCGGCTGTGGCGACTAAACGTCCTTCTGGCTTTAAATATTGCCAAACTTTGAGTATTATCTCTTTAATGGGACGACCTCCTTCGATACACACCCTATCGGGTAGGGGTTGTAGTTCCCCTAGACAGTCGGGGGCCTTTCCTTCAAAGATTTTGACGTTCTCGACTCCAAAGCGATCACAATTTTGCCGAATTAATTTAACTACATCTTCGTCCCGTTCTACGGCAATAATGGTATTTTCTGGGCAAAGTAAACCTATTTCTACAGGAATTGTTCCAGTTCCTGCGCCAATATCCCAGATGACTGAGTTTGATTTAAGTCTGAGGGCAGAAACCAGCAATAGACGTACTTCGCGTTTACTTAGAGGAATACCTGGTAAACGTTCAAATAGTTCGTCAGGAATGCCAGGAGTTTTGTAGGGCCAAAGCATGATTATAAGGTGGGGAGGAGAAAAGATTAATTAGGGTTGCGACATTAATTATAAAACCCTTTATGATTTAATAAAGTATCAACATAAAAAGAAAGACTAAAGTTATTCTATGCCTCAAATTTCTTTGGTGAAGCCTAAAAATTTTACAGCCTCTATTTTTTCTGGATTATGGAGTTTTTGGAAGTTTTCCCGTCCTCATACCATTTTTGGCACGAGTTTAAGTGTTTTATGTTTATATTTTATTGCTTTGCCAGCTACTAATAATGTTATTAATTTAAGTAATTTCGTTTATTTATTAGGGGCTTTAATGGCTTGTTTATGTGGCAATATTTATATTGTAGGATTGAATCAATTAGAAGATCGAGAAATTGATCAGATTAATAAACCTCATTTACCTATTGCTGCGGGAGAATTTTCGGTTAAACAAGGCATATTAATTGTTGCAATTACAGGTATTTTATCCTTAGTATTAGGTTTTATTTTTGGTTGGTGGTTATTGGCAACTATTGGCATTAGTTTAGTCATTGGGACAGCTTATTCTTTGCCACCTATTCGTCTGAAAAGATTTCCTTTTTTTGCCGCTTTATGTATTTTTACTGTAAGGGGTTTAATTGTTAATCTAGGATTATTTTTGTATTTTACCAGCCGTCTCAGTAATACTGCTTTTTTGCTTCCTTCTATTTGGATTTTAACTGGTTTTATTGTAGTATTTACTGTAGCGATCGCCATTTTTAAAGATGTTCCAGATCTCGAAGGTGATAAACAATATAATATCATAACTTTTACTTTATTACTAGGAAAATCTAGTATTTTCAAGATAACTTGTGGCATCATTATTTTTTGTTATTTGACCATGATTGTGATAGGAATATTTCAGATATCTGGTATAAATTCTTGGATTTTAATATCTTCTCACCTTAGCTTATTAGGGTTAATAATTTGGCGTAGTCAAGGAGTTGATTTAGACAATAAAGGAGAAATTACTCAATTTTATCAGTTTATTTGGAAACTCTTTTTCTTAGAATATTTCCTGTTTCCTACCGCTTGTCTTTTCTCTTAAACAATTATCCATTATCTAATGATGTCTAATTTTGATTCTCTTGAACAGTCCCTAAAACATTTTTTTGGTTACGATACTTTTCGTCCAGGACAGGCTAAAATTGTCGAAGAAGCTCTACAAAATAGAGATTTATTAATTATTATGCCCACAGGAGGAGGCAAGTCTTTATGTTTCCAACTGCCGGCCCTTCTGAAACCAGGATTAAGTGTAGTTGTCTCTCCTTTAATTGCCTTAATGCAGGATCAAGTAGATTCTTTATTAGACAATGGAATTGGGGCGACCTTTCTTAATAGTACCCTAAGTTGGGAACAATTACAATCACGAGAACAAGCTATTATTAAAGGTAAAATTAAATTACTTTATGTGGCCCCAGAAAGATTATTAAATGACAAATTTCTTCCTTTTCTTGATTTTATTGCTTCTAAAATAGGACTATCTGCTTTTGCCATTGATGAGGCCCATTGTGTATCAGAATGGGGTCATGATTTTCGTCCAGAATATCGACAATTAAGACAACTGCGTAAACGATATCCTCAAGTTCCTGTATTTGCTTTAACTGCCACAGCAACTAAACGAGTTAGAGAAGATATTGTACAACAATTAAATCTCAGAGAACCAGGAGTTCATCTTGCTAGTTTTGATCGACCTAATTTATATTATGAAGTAGTTCCTAGATCTGGTAATAATTATCTTGAATTAGTTAAATATGTTCGCCGTCAAAAAGGGTCAGGAATTATTTATTGTTTTAGTCGTAAAATTGTTGATGAAGTAGCTTTTCTTTTACAAGAAAATGACATTAAAGCTTTACCTTATCATGCGGGATTAAGTGATGAAACCAGAAGTAGTAATCAAACTCGTTTTATTCGAGATGATGTTCAAATAATGGTAGCTACCATTGCTTTTGGTATGGGAATTAATAAGCCAGATGTTCGCTTTGTTCTTCATTATAACTTACCTCGTAATTTAGAGAGTTATTATCAAGAATCAGGACGAGCAGGTAGAGACGGAGAACCAGCAAAATGTACCCTATTTTTTAGTTTATCAGATTATAAGAAAATTGAATTTTTAATTGAACAAAAAAGCAGTGCAGCAGAACAAAAGATTGCTCGTCAACAGTTAAGTCGAGTCATAGATTATGCAGAAGGTACTGACTGTAGACGCACCATTGTTTTACGTTATTTTGGAGAAAGATTTCCGGGTAATTGTGGTAATTGTGATAATTGTCTTAACCCTAAACCAATAGAAGATTGGACAATTGAAGCCCAAAAATTTCTCTCTTGTGTTGCTCGTTGTCAACAAAAATTTGGTATGATTCATATTATTGATGTTTTAAGAGGGTCAAAAAAGCAGAAAATAGAACAATATGGACATCATTTACTCTCAACTTATGGCATTGGTAAAGAAAGAAGTGTTAACGAATGGAAAATGTTAGGACGTTCTTTAATTCATCAAGGATTAGTAGATGAAACCACAGATGGTTATCCCATTCTTAAACTCAATAAAAAGAGTTGGGAAATATTCCGAAATGAGCGCAAAGTCGAGATTTCTATTAGTGATTCTTCTGCTTCTAAAGCCTTAGAAAATTATAATCCTAGAGCAGCAGAAAGTGATTTATTATTAGAACGTTTAAAACAGTTACGCAAGTATATTGCCGATGCTAATCGAGTTCCTCCCTATGTGATTTTTGCCGATTCAAGTCTGAGATTAATGTCCCATATTAAACCTCAAACCGTAGAAGATTTTCAGAAAATTTCTGGTGTAACTCAATATAAAGCTGAACAATATGGAGATAATTTTGTTTCAGAAATAAGGTCTTTTTGTCAAGAGCAAATATTACCTATTTCTTTGCCTTCTCGCAGTAATA
This window encodes:
- a CDS encoding serine/threonine-protein kinase — protein: MSRPGTTNDSRHQRLLANRYQLIELVGSGAMGQVYRGEDKLLGGVTVAVKFLSQALLNNRMRERFEREATISALLGERSNHIVRVRDYGVDEKEIPFYVMEYLQGESLCEIIKFRPLSLSRFLKVTRQICFGLECAHKGIMFEGEMCPIIHRDVKPSNVLVVHDPALGELVKILDFGIAKLVQSGEAQTQSFMGTLAYCSPEQIEGKELDSRSDIYSLGIMMYEMLTGEMPIFPENSSFGGWYEAHHYSKPKPFPTKLNLPEALEKLIMQCLAKASNDRPQTITDLLNSLESLEPSQPESCQETLVAMPTMIADTPNAKKSLAKAEDICLKMAWPQDKPRQKIVFPHVMRASEGTFASLWVMLDQQDILNRMSSIRYNQFVFMTSPHPMILWLTVLYHREHGPRWLPCYLDLKTPSGQRFARLLGELGSYWLLFFPVEGTDRCQHVLTTNIAPNQCKNLQEWSDKSQLMRGGKPQITKRMLRQEFEKLKPTILARLEDVNTNPSRPQDIATF
- a CDS encoding ABC transporter ATP-binding protein/permease, producing the protein MTNSSRFEFNKKLWLRFIEIAQPYFFPVAAGQTRLFFGLIFTLLLGVISFAFFLTVGLTFLGEAVLPAFFNSFAKDLITGINSLLNSPILYISLGAFLIFAISFASQKQKIENKWIQWSFLGLLLFLLFAVNGLNVVISYALRLIQTALNEKNAPVFWQYIMVIFLIFVAAIPIITIYRYTREKLGLLWREWLTKSLLERYFKNRSYYELDSNSINPEIDNPDQRISQDIKSFTGVTLNFLLDILSAILSLFSFTAILYSISPELMFALLAYGILGTLAGIKIGKRLIGINYEQLRFEADFRYSLVRVRNNAESIAFYRGEELEQGQVIKQLMAAIKNFDFLIIWQSILVLFQRAYTYIPVVIPYLIVAPLYLSGKLDFGAILQADVAFSQVFSALSLITDNMKDITEFAASITRLGEFYESLDDSSSTRKMTDDFQVEVTYIDYEYKSQIELNQVTLKTPNYVRTLIENLSVTINIHDNLLIMGESGSGKSSLLRAIAQLWTSGTGIILCPKPEDMLFLPQRPYMIVGTLKEQLLYPKLKEKIDNNKLQEILETVNLPNLVERFGGFDAQENWENTLSLGEQQRVAFARILVNQPRYAILDESTSALDVTNEEFLYQQLSQQGTTYISVGHRPTLLQYHQQLLTIFDGGTWKLQKIEG
- a CDS encoding PEP-CTERM sorting domain-containing protein, whose translation is MNTLTMSLKLRAMITLLTAGSLLTFASAASAAKLKVTITNLSPTNGTFLTPLWVGFHNGGFDIYDRGVSLNAFPGTEALIEDGNTGPISAQFNAVGAGTVQGTITAPGGFPAAPVIDPGETTSLSFEVDRTLASSRYFSYASMIIPSNDAFIANGNPLAHPIFDNSGNFIGADFIVLGSSVLDGGTEVNDESTTNTAFFGQATPNTGVDENGIVALHSGFIPGGPILSDPRFANANFLAPGYQVARIQVELVPEPLTILGSAIALGFGSFFKRKLSKKQK
- a CDS encoding IS1634 family transposase — protein: MSYLEEIEVKNIDHLGIVAGLIDEIGIVKIINNKLGIDVREKISAGTVVKSILINGLGFVSRPLYLFSQFFEDKAVEKLLGEGIEPNYINDDKIGRVMDELYKYGLNNLFIEVILEVINKFEIEIKYSHLDATSFHLDGEYKSEEKYEKEQEEKIIKERPIFIKKGYSRDHRPDLKQCVLDLITTQDGDLPLFVRVGDGNEADKAVFGKILVEFKKQIEFDSIMVCDSALYSQENLKLIQHLKWITRVPMTLKKAKELIQNVEIEEITDDEKKKRSHLHLEGYTWKEEIVTYGGIKQTWLIVSSEKRQKSDLEKLEKQLKQEEDKCQKLLKQLQSEEFEHPQSARYKLKAINKKLRFFEIIEVELIEACSKKNETIYKIVGLAQKNNEEIAKRTKESGRFILATNLVEENKLEPTEILITYKNQQSSERGFRFLKDPLFFADSFFVEKPERIETMLFLMSFCLLLYNLGQRELRKCLKRAKVGVKNQVGKLTERPTLRWMFQCFQGIHFVILNEVKQIVNLTEERRFILSCLPASCQKYYL